Proteins co-encoded in one Halococcoides cellulosivorans genomic window:
- a CDS encoding outer membrane protein assembly factor BamB family protein: MPVVAVGPLGALDPVGAAAASDAPEEPGEEIWNASTGDGVYSSPTVSNGVVYVGSWDDNLYAFDAENGSERWTASTGDRVYSSPTVSNGVVYVGSWDHNLTAFDAENGSERWTASTGDRVYSSPTVSNGVVYVGSSAGNLTAFDAENGSERWNTSTGDRVSSSPTVSNGVVYVGSNDDTLYAFDAENGSERWTASTGLWVGSSPTVSNGVVYVGSKDDTLYAFDAENGSERWTASAGFVVDSSPTVSNGVVYVGSGAGSLYAFDAENGSERWTASTGHWVDSSPTVSNGVVYVGSDDYNLYAFDAENGSERWTASTGNDVDSSPTVSNGVVYVGSEDGNLYAFETSHSNDSSGSRVRLGTLGHVGDRANQSSDPIEPIDGAVPQDLDGDGLHEDINANGQVDFPDVNAFFQHTDEAVVQDHATAYDFTGDGRVDPQDVLVLFELV, encoded by the coding sequence GTGCCGGTGGTGGCAGTGGGCCCGCTCGGGGCGCTTGACCCCGTCGGCGCGGCGGCCGCGAGTGACGCGCCCGAGGAACCCGGCGAGGAGATCTGGAACGCGTCGACGGGGGATGGGGTGTACTCCTCGCCGACGGTGTCGAACGGGGTGGTGTACGTCGGGTCCTGGGACGACAATCTGTACGCCTTCGACGCCGAGAACGGGAGCGAACGCTGGACCGCGTCGACGGGGGATCGGGTGTACTCCTCGCCGACGGTGTCGAACGGGGTGGTGTACGTCGGGTCTTGGGACCACAATCTGACCGCCTTCGACGCCGAGAACGGAAGCGAACGCTGGACCGCGTCGACGGGGGATCGGGTGTACTCCTCGCCGACGGTGTCGAACGGGGTGGTGTACGTCGGGTCTTCGGCCGGCAATCTGACCGCCTTCGACGCCGAGAACGGAAGCGAACGCTGGAACACGTCGACGGGGGATCGGGTGTCCTCCTCGCCGACGGTGTCGAACGGGGTGGTGTACGTCGGGTCGAACGACGACACCCTGTACGCGTTCGACGCCGAGAACGGGAGCGAACGCTGGACCGCGTCGACGGGGCTTTGGGTGGGCTCCTCGCCGACGGTGTCGAACGGGGTGGTGTACGTTGGGTCGAAGGACGACACCCTGTACGCGTTCGACGCCGAGAACGGGAGTGAACGCTGGACCGCATCGGCGGGGTTTGTTGTGGACTCCTCGCCGACGGTGTCGAACGGGGTGGTGTACGTCGGGTCTGGCGCCGGCAGTCTGTACGCGTTCGACGCCGAAAACGGGAGCGAACGCTGGACCGCATCGACGGGGCATTGGGTGGACTCTTCGCCGACGGTGTCGAACGGGGTGGTGTACGTCGGGTCTGACGACTACAACCTGTACGCGTTCGACGCCGAGAACGGGAGCGAACGCTGGACCGCATCGACGGGGAATGATGTGGACTCCTCGCCGACGGTGTCGAACGGGGTGGTGTACGTCGGGTCTGAGGATGGCAATCTGTACGCGTTCGAAACCAGCCACTCGAACGATTCCAGTGGCTCTCGCGTCAGACTCGGCACACTCGGGCACGTGGGCGACCGAGCGAATCAGTCGTCAGATCCGATCGAACCGATCGACGGGGCGGTTCCACAGGATCTCGACGGTGACGGCCTCCACGAAGACATCAACGCCAACGGTCAGGTCGATTTCCCCGACGTGAATGCATTCTTCCAGCACACTGACGAAGCGGTGGTCCAGGATCACGCTACTGCCTACGACTTCACCGGCGACGGACGGGTCGACCCCCAGGACGTGCTCGTGCTGTTCGAGCTGGTCTGA
- a CDS encoding DUF373 family protein: MSTLVVCIDRTGALTTSRDSPVIGRSAVESLLLEAGLLDPEDSRVNCLLEALRVADETAADGGNPLVAVLSGADDQVGTDRAVARQMDALVEAYDPESAIVVVDSAQDERLVPIVESRLPIDAVDRVVVRQARDIESTYYLLKQFLADEELRRTVLVPIGAAMVVFPVLMVLFEDMTTALGAIAGVVGAFLLYKGLNLEDQVTRASTAFREALYAGQVALVTYVVAGGLALIAVFVGLLEVSVTPTDRAVILAMQFVYRAVPWAGAAVLVAAVGRLSDEAIQGDGVGAALVNLPFVAVAVGVVLRGVAAYFLERAGILGSLDVPWIVVGGVGAETLTLVPRIRLALFLIAGIVVSLIGVRVGSYVTGEIEPASSDQTS; this comes from the coding sequence GTGAGCACGCTGGTCGTCTGTATCGATCGAACGGGGGCGCTGACGACCAGTCGCGACTCGCCGGTCATCGGTCGGTCGGCGGTCGAGTCACTGCTGCTCGAAGCGGGCCTTCTCGACCCCGAGGACAGCCGTGTCAACTGCCTGCTGGAAGCGTTGCGCGTGGCCGACGAGACCGCCGCCGACGGGGGCAACCCGCTGGTCGCCGTCCTCTCTGGCGCGGACGATCAGGTCGGCACCGACCGCGCGGTCGCCCGGCAGATGGACGCGCTCGTCGAGGCGTACGACCCCGAGTCGGCGATCGTCGTGGTCGACAGCGCCCAGGACGAACGACTGGTGCCCATCGTCGAGAGCCGCCTCCCGATCGACGCCGTCGACCGGGTGGTCGTTCGCCAGGCCCGAGACATCGAGTCGACCTATTACCTGCTCAAACAGTTTCTCGCAGACGAAGAGCTTCGACGGACCGTTCTCGTGCCGATCGGGGCTGCGATGGTCGTGTTCCCGGTGTTGATGGTGTTGTTCGAGGACATGACCACCGCGCTCGGGGCGATCGCAGGCGTGGTTGGGGCCTTCCTGCTGTACAAGGGCCTGAACCTCGAAGATCAGGTGACACGCGCGTCGACGGCGTTCCGCGAGGCGCTGTACGCCGGTCAGGTCGCGCTGGTCACGTACGTCGTCGCCGGCGGGTTGGCACTGATCGCGGTGTTCGTCGGCCTCCTGGAGGTCTCGGTCACGCCGACCGATCGCGCGGTCATCCTCGCGATGCAGTTCGTCTACCGGGCCGTCCCCTGGGCCGGGGCCGCCGTGCTCGTCGCGGCGGTGGGTCGACTCTCCGACGAGGCGATCCAGGGCGACGGCGTCGGCGCTGCGCTGGTCAATCTCCCTTTCGTCGCGGTCGCGGTGGGCGTCGTCCTCCGTGGGGTCGCGGCGTACTTCCTCGAACGCGCGGGAATTTTGGGCTCACTCGACGTGCCCTGGATCGTCGTCGGCGGCGTCGGTGCGGAGACGCTCACGCTGGTCCCGCGGATCCGGCTGGCACTGTTTCTCATCGCAGGAATCGTCGTGAGTCTGATCGGCGTGCGCGTCGGCAGTTACGTCACCGGAGAAATAGAGCCCGCCAGTTCGGATCAGACGAGCTGA
- a CDS encoding diphthine--ammonia ligase produces MLDRPWVSLYSGGKDSAWACHRALDRGLPVETLVTVHPPEDSFLYHVPATDLVALAAESAGLDARSVDASDAAGLDTTDPSARGDAELAALERELRAIDADAPDGLGGVTVGAVASTYQGDRIEALCDRLGCDLYAPLWGVDPRAALEAMVAAGFAVRIVQVAADGLGPDWLGREIDSDAIDDLTAIADSHGIHPMGEGGGYETLVTDGPHMERAIRIDAEPVWEGDRGHLRIDDAWLAD; encoded by the coding sequence ATGCTCGATCGGCCCTGGGTGTCGCTGTACTCCGGCGGGAAGGACTCGGCGTGGGCCTGTCACCGCGCGCTCGACCGGGGCCTGCCCGTCGAGACGCTCGTGACGGTCCACCCGCCCGAGGACTCGTTTCTGTATCACGTCCCCGCGACCGATCTCGTCGCGCTCGCCGCCGAGAGTGCCGGACTCGACGCGCGCTCGGTCGACGCCAGCGACGCCGCGGGCCTCGACACGACGGATCCGAGCGCGCGCGGTGACGCCGAACTCGCCGCGCTCGAACGCGAACTCCGGGCGATCGACGCCGACGCGCCCGATGGCCTCGGTGGCGTCACCGTCGGCGCGGTCGCCTCGACCTACCAGGGCGATCGGATCGAGGCGCTGTGTGACCGACTCGGCTGTGATCTCTATGCCCCGCTGTGGGGAGTCGACCCACGCGCGGCGCTCGAAGCGATGGTCGCGGCGGGCTTCGCCGTCCGGATCGTCCAGGTCGCCGCCGACGGACTCGGTCCCGACTGGCTCGGCAGAGAGATCGACAGCGACGCGATCGACGACCTCACCGCGATCGCTGACAGCCACGGTATCCACCCGATGGGCGAAGGCGGTGGCTACGAGACGCTCGTCACCGACGGCCCGCACATGGAGCGGGCGATCCGGATCGACGCCGAACCGGTCTGGGAGGGCGATCGGGGTCACCTGCGAATCGACGACGCCTGGCTCGCGGACTGA
- a CDS encoding reverse transcriptase-like protein, with translation MAAYGRPSLRDLFDEAPTPFIAHPPSTHHRDYYIATDGSFRESGGGLGVVIETRDGERVTRVSLPDDCPDNNVAEYRALHLGLDVLAERAPPSASVGLLVDHDDLAGNVNLAILAARGPTGEPPRPVSRPRATDHHWRGIRARLHGFGRVRAARLDSDRNPAHPLANSPDEYAHVDGRPRQCVMPAAPTSRDPIPPPSRADRPSSD, from the coding sequence ATGGCCGCCTACGGCCGGCCGTCGTTGCGGGACCTGTTCGACGAGGCACCGACTCCCTTCATCGCGCACCCACCATCGACCCACCACCGGGATTACTACATCGCCACCGACGGCTCCTTCCGGGAGTCCGGCGGCGGTCTCGGCGTGGTGATCGAGACCCGAGACGGCGAGCGCGTGACGCGGGTGTCGCTGCCGGACGACTGCCCCGACAACAACGTCGCGGAGTATCGCGCCCTCCATCTCGGCCTCGACGTGCTCGCCGAGCGCGCGCCACCCTCGGCGTCGGTGGGCCTGCTCGTCGATCACGACGACCTCGCGGGCAACGTCAACCTCGCCATCCTGGCCGCACGCGGGCCGACCGGCGAGCCACCCCGCCCAGTCAGTCGCCCCCGTGCGACCGATCACCACTGGCGAGGCATTCGCGCTCGCCTCCACGGGTTCGGGCGCGTCCGCGCGGCCCGCCTCGATAGCGATCGAAACCCCGCCCACCCACTGGCGAACAGTCCCGACGAGTACGCCCACGTCGACGGCCGGCCGCGTCAGTGTGTGATGCCGGCCGCCCCGACGTCGCGCGACCCGATCCCGCCGCCGTCGCGGGCCGACCGACCGAGCAGCGACTGA
- a CDS encoding coiled-coil protein, whose protein sequence is MAESIDESKNVTLTDDDLENNSKGELIKLAGKLRDRRNELNQLASERASDRDDLNAKTREKVDEAQEHREKRDELNEQVQEHKEKRNTLNAEANELFDEVDQKKEDLELQEGKSVDELEDEIEDLEFKQQTEVLSTEDERELIEKIEGKREQLAERKDKLDNTEDVESIKEEAEEIRSEASHHHQKVTELADEAQKHHNDMIEAYREADDIRDEADEMHEKFVEAQEAADQHHEDFVRVQKRLRELDKKEEKQEQSQREAKQEAAREEAEEIYQQFKDGETLDTEDLMKLQKTGLL, encoded by the coding sequence ATGGCAGAATCGATAGACGAATCCAAGAACGTAACGCTGACAGACGACGACCTGGAGAACAACTCGAAGGGCGAACTCATCAAACTCGCCGGCAAGCTTCGTGACCGGCGAAACGAACTCAATCAACTCGCCAGCGAGCGCGCCAGCGATCGCGACGACCTCAACGCGAAGACCCGCGAGAAGGTCGACGAAGCCCAGGAGCACCGCGAGAAACGCGACGAACTCAACGAGCAAGTCCAGGAGCACAAAGAGAAACGGAACACGCTCAACGCCGAGGCCAACGAGCTGTTCGACGAGGTCGATCAGAAAAAAGAGGATCTCGAACTTCAGGAGGGCAAGTCCGTCGACGAGCTCGAAGACGAGATCGAGGACCTCGAATTCAAACAGCAGACCGAAGTCCTGAGCACCGAGGACGAGCGCGAACTCATCGAGAAGATCGAAGGCAAGCGTGAGCAACTCGCCGAGCGCAAGGACAAACTCGACAACACCGAGGACGTCGAGTCGATCAAAGAGGAGGCCGAAGAGATTCGCTCGGAAGCGTCCCACCACCACCAGAAGGTGACCGAACTCGCGGACGAGGCCCAGAAACACCACAACGACATGATCGAGGCCTACCGCGAGGCCGACGACATCCGCGACGAGGCCGACGAGATGCACGAGAAGTTCGTGGAGGCCCAGGAAGCGGCCGACCAGCACCACGAGGACTTCGTGCGCGTTCAGAAGCGCCTCCGCGAACTCGACAAGAAAGAGGAAAAACAGGAGCAGTCCCAGCGCGAGGCCAAACAGGAGGCCGCTCGCGAGGAGGCCGAAGAGATCTACCAGCAGTTCAAAGACGGCGAAACCCTCGACACCGAGGACCTGATGAAACTGCAGAAGACCGGCCTGCTGTAA
- a CDS encoding transcription initiation factor IIB — protein MSDTRTRVNDNETETTSERRETAEHSETTEQQCPECDGRLASVSERGETVCEDCGLVVESDEIDHGPEWRAFDAKEKDEKSRVGAPTTKMMHDKGLSTNIGWQDKDAYGRQLSSNQREKMQRLRTWNERFRTRDSKERNLKQALGEIDRMASALGLPDNVRETASVIYRRSLEEDLLPGRSIEGVATSALYAAARQAGVPRSLDEISNVSRVEKMELTRTYRYIVRELELEVQPADPESYVPRFTSELNLTEASERKARELLNAAREDGLHSGKSPVGLAAAAIYAAALLTNERVTQTEVSEVANVSEVTIRNRYKELLEADDLNQLV, from the coding sequence ACGACGAGCGAACGTCGAGAAACGGCCGAACACTCGGAGACGACCGAACAGCAGTGCCCCGAGTGTGACGGCCGTCTCGCTTCCGTCTCCGAGCGCGGCGAGACCGTCTGTGAGGACTGTGGCCTGGTCGTCGAAAGCGACGAGATCGACCACGGCCCGGAGTGGCGTGCGTTCGACGCCAAAGAGAAAGACGAGAAGTCCCGCGTGGGCGCGCCCACGACGAAGATGATGCACGACAAGGGGCTCTCGACGAATATCGGCTGGCAGGACAAAGACGCCTACGGCCGGCAGTTGAGTTCGAATCAGCGCGAGAAGATGCAGCGGTTGCGGACCTGGAACGAGCGCTTTCGCACCCGCGACAGTAAGGAGCGCAATCTCAAACAGGCCCTCGGTGAGATCGACCGGATGGCGTCGGCACTCGGCCTCCCCGACAACGTCCGCGAGACCGCGAGCGTGATCTACCGGCGGAGTCTCGAAGAGGACCTCCTCCCGGGACGCTCGATCGAGGGCGTCGCGACCTCGGCGCTCTATGCCGCCGCGCGCCAGGCCGGCGTCCCCCGCAGTCTCGACGAGATCTCGAACGTCTCCCGGGTCGAGAAGATGGAGCTTACCCGAACCTACCGGTATATCGTCCGGGAACTCGAACTCGAAGTCCAGCCCGCCGACCCCGAGAGCTACGTGCCTCGATTCACCTCGGAGTTGAACCTCACCGAGGCCTCCGAGCGGAAGGCCCGTGAGTTGCTGAACGCCGCCCGCGAGGACGGCCTCCACTCCGGGAAGTCCCCGGTCGGGTTGGCCGCCGCTGCGATCTACGCCGCCGCCCTGCTCACCAACGAGCGGGTCACCCAGACCGAGGTCTCCGAGGTCGCGAACGTCTCGGAGGTCACGATTCGGAATCGGTACAAGGAACTGCTCGAAGCTGACGATCTGAATCAGCTCGTCTGA
- a CDS encoding glycoside hydrolase family 2 protein: MDLEWSAGVVDRGGDPSPDEWTPVTVPGRPAQFADADAVAYRCSFGDPRDDPAEHVLVELDGAFAETSVWLNGEHIVDHDVYFEPLRIALHDELDPENELVVRCARPSDAFGGNYSSSRTPPSAAVPAIRWGATVERRPATFVDRVGVVPHVVGDHAELTVTAAIVSSADRSDRVTVSVRPETASGRATMERAAVDLSETRRSVVSHEVRIDDPIRWWPWELGDPHRYRVGVSIADSEASVHTGIATVGRDDGRLVVNDRTVRGRGLVLDDATPEAVSTARDLGATVVRPRAHVPPRSVQTACDERGMLCWQDLPLTGPVDPDVDRGRTIARRLFKARRRHPSLAIATVHDEPTDLTPDGPLSGGLLGRLRTRWRVWRADFDAETATAIERAFPDAIASAPVVGALGTDPDATAAFPGWSIGDADAIDWLLDRYPEAFETVGAVGVGSISDPGASFPDPVDDAHHAAHAGDDVAASQAYQRRTLKHVVERLRREGCPLFAVASLTDVDGAGMGVYDGEGEPKPARDALANAFQPVVPVLADPSPGESDVIVLNDADQPWSGDLRWTAGSASGSADVTVGTHGRSVPATIEVPEDCSRVELVLALPDGTITNDYRVA, encoded by the coding sequence ATGGATCTCGAGTGGAGCGCGGGGGTCGTCGACAGGGGCGGCGATCCCTCGCCCGACGAGTGGACGCCGGTGACGGTGCCCGGTCGCCCCGCGCAGTTTGCCGACGCCGATGCGGTGGCCTATCGGTGTTCCTTTGGGGACCCCCGAGACGATCCCGCCGAACACGTGCTCGTGGAACTCGACGGTGCGTTCGCTGAGACGAGCGTCTGGCTCAACGGCGAGCACATCGTCGATCACGACGTCTACTTCGAACCACTCCGGATCGCACTCCACGACGAACTCGACCCCGAGAACGAACTCGTCGTTCGGTGTGCGCGCCCCTCTGATGCCTTCGGGGGTAATTATTCGTCGTCGCGGACGCCACCCTCCGCGGCCGTGCCAGCGATCCGGTGGGGGGCAACCGTCGAGCGGCGGCCGGCGACGTTCGTCGATCGGGTGGGGGTCGTGCCACACGTCGTGGGCGACCACGCGGAACTGACGGTCACGGCGGCGATCGTCTCCAGTGCGGACCGCTCCGATCGCGTCACGGTCTCGGTCCGCCCGGAGACCGCCAGCGGGCGGGCGACCATGGAGCGGGCTGCGGTGGACCTCTCCGAGACCCGCCGATCGGTCGTCAGCCACGAGGTCCGCATCGACGACCCCATTCGGTGGTGGCCGTGGGAACTCGGTGATCCACACCGGTATCGCGTCGGTGTTTCGATCGCCGACTCCGAGGCGTCGGTTCACACCGGGATCGCGACGGTCGGTCGCGACGACGGCCGACTCGTGGTCAACGACCGGACCGTCCGGGGGCGCGGCCTCGTGCTCGACGACGCCACGCCCGAGGCCGTCAGCACCGCTCGTGACCTGGGCGCGACGGTCGTCCGCCCGCGTGCTCACGTCCCGCCGCGATCGGTCCAGACGGCCTGCGACGAACGCGGGATGCTCTGCTGGCAGGACCTCCCGCTGACGGGCCCAGTCGACCCAGACGTCGACCGCGGGCGGACGATCGCGCGGCGCCTGTTCAAGGCCCGCCGGCGACACCCCTCGCTCGCGATCGCGACCGTCCACGACGAGCCCACCGATCTGACGCCCGATGGGCCGCTCTCCGGTGGACTTCTCGGGCGGCTTCGGACGCGCTGGCGGGTCTGGCGCGCAGATTTCGACGCCGAGACGGCGACGGCGATCGAACGGGCGTTTCCCGACGCGATCGCGTCCGCGCCGGTCGTGGGCGCGCTGGGCACCGATCCCGACGCGACGGCGGCGTTCCCGGGCTGGTCGATCGGGGACGCCGACGCGATCGATTGGCTGCTCGACCGGTATCCGGAGGCGTTCGAGACCGTCGGGGCCGTCGGCGTCGGATCGATCTCCGATCCTGGGGCCAGCTTTCCCGACCCGGTCGACGACGCCCACCACGCGGCCCACGCGGGCGACGACGTCGCGGCCTCACAGGCCTACCAGCGCCGGACGCTCAAACACGTCGTCGAACGACTCCGCCGGGAGGGCTGTCCGCTGTTTGCGGTCGCGAGCCTCACGGACGTCGACGGCGCGGGCATGGGCGTCTACGACGGTGAGGGTGAGCCCAAACCGGCACGTGACGCGCTCGCGAACGCGTTCCAGCCGGTCGTGCCGGTGCTGGCCGATCCCTCGCCGGGGGAGAGCGACGTGATCGTGCTCAACGACGCCGACCAGCCCTGGTCCGGCGATCTGCGGTGGACTGCCGGGTCGGCGTCCGGGTCGGCGGACGTCACGGTCGGGACCCACGGCCGGTCGGTCCCGGCCACGATCGAGGTCCCCGAGGACTGCTCGCGGGTCGAACTCGTCCTCGCGCTCCCCGACGGCACGATCACGAACGACTATCGGGTCGCCTGA
- a CDS encoding metallophosphoesterase family protein, with amino-acid sequence MAGSGYGGVIAVATRFVDRGLLLDETLVVADLHLGRSAASNVQASLGGDRATLDHVIALVDRHDPERVVIAGDVLESFSSVPDGVTDHLEDFEQSIADRDIALDVIAGNHDPMLTEVWDYPLADRVRIDETLVVHGDTDPDLPSGVDRIVMGHEHPAIEIEGHKRFCFLVGEALYRGRDVIVVPAINRLLRGTTVNEMRGRDFHSPILTAADPLRPVVYDVESEETLRFPTLGQFREML; translated from the coding sequence ATGGCCGGTAGCGGGTACGGTGGCGTGATCGCTGTGGCGACACGGTTCGTGGATCGTGGCCTCCTGCTCGACGAGACGCTCGTCGTCGCCGACCTCCATCTCGGGCGATCGGCGGCGTCGAACGTCCAGGCGTCACTGGGCGGTGATCGGGCGACGCTCGATCACGTCATCGCGCTGGTCGACCGTCACGACCCCGAGCGGGTGGTGATCGCGGGCGACGTCCTCGAATCCTTTTCGTCGGTGCCCGACGGGGTGACCGACCATCTCGAAGACTTCGAGCAGTCGATCGCGGATCGGGACATCGCGCTGGACGTGATCGCCGGCAACCACGACCCGATGCTCACGGAGGTCTGGGACTATCCCCTCGCTGATCGCGTTCGGATCGACGAGACGCTCGTCGTCCACGGCGACACCGACCCGGACCTGCCGAGCGGGGTCGATCGGATCGTCATGGGCCACGAACACCCGGCGATCGAAATCGAGGGTCACAAACGCTTCTGTTTTCTCGTCGGTGAGGCGCTGTACCGCGGCCGGGACGTGATCGTCGTCCCCGCGATCAATCGCCTCTTGCGCGGGACGACCGTCAACGAGATGCGCGGTCGGGATTTCCACAGCCCGATTCTCACCGCGGCGGACCCGCTCCGTCCGGTGGTGTACGATGTCGAGTCCGAGGAGACGCTGCGGTTTCCGACGCTCGGGCAGTTTCGCGAGATGCTGTAA